A region of Synechococcales cyanobacterium T60_A2020_003 DNA encodes the following proteins:
- a CDS encoding adenylate/guanylate cyclase domain-containing protein → MNGFALAGIYAWTLTFLVQATLIPVRWPLHLTTQLGVLGYYFIANTILGYIPSGQGLWAPAQMLYLGWFCGICTLSVLLYERLQRAEFHGRKALEAERAKSENLLLNILPEAVARQLMQEQRTIAESFTEATVLFADIVGFAQLSSEIPPQDVVELLNHVFSTFDELAEKHQLEKIKTIGDAYMVVGGLPSHRYDHTEAIADMALDMQATIAQIQTTDGKALQLRIGINTGPVIAGVIGIKKFIYDLWGDTVNVASRMESNGLAGYTQVTTAVYERLKDGYVFEQRGTIHVKGKGEMTTYLLQSKVV, encoded by the coding sequence GTGAATGGTTTTGCTTTAGCAGGTATCTATGCGTGGACGCTGACATTTTTAGTCCAAGCAACGTTAATCCCGGTGCGTTGGCCGCTGCATCTCACCACCCAGCTTGGTGTTTTGGGATACTACTTCATCGCTAATACCATCCTTGGGTATATACCGTCCGGTCAGGGACTCTGGGCGCCTGCACAAATGCTCTACTTAGGTTGGTTTTGCGGAATTTGTACCCTATCCGTATTGCTCTATGAGCGATTGCAGCGGGCAGAGTTCCATGGGCGGAAAGCCTTAGAAGCGGAGCGAGCAAAGTCTGAAAATCTATTGCTGAACATCTTACCGGAGGCCGTAGCGCGGCAACTGATGCAAGAACAGCGCACCATTGCTGAAAGCTTTACGGAAGCAACGGTGCTATTCGCCGATATTGTTGGATTCGCCCAACTCTCCTCCGAAATTCCGCCCCAGGATGTCGTGGAACTCTTGAATCACGTATTTTCAACCTTTGATGAACTAGCCGAAAAACATCAGCTTGAGAAGATTAAGACGATTGGTGATGCCTATATGGTTGTCGGGGGACTGCCCAGCCATCGCTATGATCACACCGAGGCGATCGCCGATATGGCGCTGGATATGCAGGCGACGATCGCCCAAATTCAAACCACAGATGGCAAGGCACTACAGCTTCGCATTGGCATTAATACGGGGCCTGTCATCGCCGGAGTCATTGGCATCAAGAAATTTATCTACGATCTCTGGGGAGACACGGTGAACGTGGCGAGCCGCATGGAATCTAACGGATTAGCAGGCTACACCCAGGTCACAACCGCCGTCTACGAACGCCTGAAGGATGGCTATGTTTTTGAGCAGCGGGGCACGATTCACGTCAAAGGCAAGGGAGAAATGACCACCTATCTTCTCCAATCCAAAGTCGTTTAG